The region GACCGAACTACAACGAGAGCTTCTTCATCAGCCACGACCGGGACGCCAGCCACCCCGATGTCCTCGCCGGTACTCCGCTCCGCGGCCGCAACCAGTGGCCCGAGGGGCGCGAGGGGATGCGGTCCGCGATGGTCAGGTACTTCGAGACCCTGGAGGGGCTGGGCGAGGGGATGCTGCCGGTGCTCGCGCGGGCGCTGGACATGCCGCCCGGCCACTTCAGCCCGTTCTTCCGGAACGAGGCGCACATCAACCTGCGCTTCCTGCACTACCCGCCGCAGGACACGGAGGACGACGAGCAGTTCGGCCAGGGGCCCCACACCGACAACTCGTTCGTCACCATGCTCGCCCGAGAGGATGTTCCCGGGCTCGCCGTCCGTCTCCCCGGCGGGGAGTGGCTGGCCCCGCCGGTGATCCCCGGGACGTTCCTCGTCAACCTCGGCAACATCATGAAGCGGTGGTCGAACGATCGCTTTCTCTCGACCCCCCACGGGGTGCTGAACGATTCGGGTACGGACCGCTACTCGATCGCCTTCTTCTACAGCCCGAACGTGGAGACGGTCATCGAGTGCTTGCCGACGTGCGTCGGCCCCGGCGATCCGGCGCGATACCCCCCGGCCGTGTATCGCGACCTCGTTCTGGAATTCTACAACGCCAACTACTTCCACCGTCAGGCCTACGCCGGAAGCCCGCAGACCGCCGGCTGAGCGGCCGGCCCTCGTCCACCGTGCGCGCGCCGGCTCGCGTCACGCACGCCAGAAGCCCCGGACGAGCTGCCCGAGGACGTAGACCATGGCGGCGCCCACCACCAGCTTGATGCCGGCCGGGCCTACCACGAACGGGATGCCGAAGATGCCGAACGTCATGAGCAGGCCGCCCGTCAGGATCACGAACATTCGCCGCCAGCGCCGACTGCGTCGCCAGGCACCCGAGCGCCAGGCGGCCTTGATCTCGGAGAACGAAGCCGCGTCCTCGGCCTGGGCCCCGACCGTCCGGCCGCGGATCCGATACGTGGACCGACGCCAGACGTAGGGTCGCGCGGACAGGTCCCGGCTCTGGCGGGCCATCTCCTCGACCTCTACGTGGGTCATCGGCTGGCCCCCGGTGAGC is a window of Candidatus Methylomirabilota bacterium DNA encoding:
- a CDS encoding 2-oxoglutarate and iron-dependent oxygenase domain-containing protein, which produces MNIFKAMAVRSVEEATRAIPVIDFGPALRGQPGGLDAVAGEVRRACEQVGFFYLAGHGVPPAVVDAAFRAAREFHGMPLEEKLALRINENNIGYLAVNQSIQGASTVHKATRPNYNESFFISHDRDASHPDVLAGTPLRGRNQWPEGREGMRSAMVRYFETLEGLGEGMLPVLARALDMPPGHFSPFFRNEAHINLRFLHYPPQDTEDDEQFGQGPHTDNSFVTMLAREDVPGLAVRLPGGEWLAPPVIPGTFLVNLGNIMKRWSNDRFLSTPHGVLNDSGTDRYSIAFFYSPNVETVIECLPTCVGPGDPARYPPAVYRDLVLEFYNANYFHRQAYAGSPQTAG